The Nakamurella antarctica genomic interval AACGATCCGGTCTCGCATTTCATGAGGGCACACTCGTGGGTCTGGATCTGCAGAAAAACATAGCGGTGACGTCGACCGGCGGCCGCGTGTCTTATGACGTCATCTCGCTCAATATCGGCAGTGTGGTTGCTCCGGCGGGGATGCAGGTCGACCCTTCCGTCATGCGAGTCAAGCCATTGAGTGGACTTGCGGAACTGGACGATCGGCTCACAACTGCTGGGCCGCAGGCGATTACAGTAATCGGGGGCGGTGCTTCCGGTGTCGAGCTCGCAGCCCATCTGTCCGTAAGCCCACACGTCACACAGGTCCGGTTGGTCGACTCCGGACCGGCCATCGGGTCGGATTTGCCCCAAGGCGCCCGCAGGCGAATCGATAGGTTCCTTCACGCGCGGGGCGTCGACATCCACACCGGATCTGCGGTACGTGAGATCGGCGCACAAAAGTCCATCTGCGAGAACGGTTCTGAGATTCCTCATGACCTTGCCCTGCTTGCCGTCGGGCTGACGGCGCCCCCGTTACTCGCCGAAATCGGGCTGGGCGACGAGCGCGGGGTGCCGGTGCGGGCGACGCTGCAGCACCAGGCC includes:
- a CDS encoding NAD(P)/FAD-dependent oxidoreductase — its product is MPILLLVGAGHAHLYVVKRAKELAGAGYQLHLLAPRYFDYSGVASATAAGALPKNTGRIDVGALAERSGLAFHEGTLVGLDLQKNIAVTSTGGRVSYDVISLNIGSVVAPAGMQVDPSVMRVKPLSGLAELDDRLTTAGPQAITVIGGGASGVELAAHLSVSPHVTQVRLVDSGPAIGSDLPQGARRRIDRFLHARGVDIHTGSAVREIGAQKSICENGSEIPHDLALLAVGLTAPPLLAEIGLGDERGVPVRATLQHQARDEIYAVGDCARFLPQPLPRIGVHGVRQGPVLYESLLARVEQQPLPVYTPQRLALSILDLGDGVGLAVWGRFWWFGTFALRLKRYIDRRWLKMYQR